The Meiothermus sp. Pnk-1 genome has a window encoding:
- a CDS encoding sugar ABC transporter ATP-binding protein, with translation MAEPLLEMEGIHKRFGGVQALKGVNFDLRPGEVHALVGENGAGKSTLIKILSGAYPPDAGTIRLEGRKVEIADPRQARALGIATIYQETSLYPDLSVLENLFIGHQPRRGWGRLDWGAMRRQAQEVFAQLGVELPLTARLGDLGKAYAQLVEIAKALVQKARILVMDEATAALTADDVGRLFGIIQGLREKGVAIIYISHRLEEVFRVADRVTVLRDGERVGSEQVSSISQDWLIQRLVGRELQNLYPRTHRPPGKVLLEVRGLSRAGAFAGVDLEVHEGEIVGLAGLVGSGRSEVARAIFGIDPYDAGTVRLLGEPLPPRPWAAVRRGLALLPEDRSRQGAILAMSVRANMTLAVLRDLQRGGFLDEARELSIAERFIQALQLRPPRPELPVASLSGGNQQKVVLGKWLATKPRVLILDEPTQGVDVGAKAEIHQWMDRLVGQGMGILMISSDLPEVLGMADRLLVMHRGKIVARLPRGSAPDVVMRAATGLLEEAHVR, from the coding sequence GTGGCTGAGCCCTTGCTGGAGATGGAGGGGATTCACAAGCGCTTCGGCGGTGTGCAGGCCCTCAAGGGCGTGAACTTTGACCTGCGGCCGGGCGAGGTACACGCCCTGGTGGGAGAAAACGGCGCGGGCAAGAGCACCCTCATCAAGATCCTCTCCGGGGCCTATCCGCCGGATGCCGGCACCATCCGCCTCGAGGGGCGGAAGGTGGAGATCGCCGACCCTCGCCAGGCCCGCGCCCTGGGCATCGCCACCATCTACCAGGAGACCAGCCTCTACCCCGACCTCTCGGTGCTGGAAAACCTCTTTATCGGCCACCAGCCGCGCCGGGGCTGGGGCCGCTTGGACTGGGGGGCCATGCGACGGCAGGCCCAAGAGGTCTTCGCTCAGCTCGGGGTGGAGTTGCCGCTCACCGCCCGGCTGGGCGACTTGGGCAAGGCCTATGCCCAGCTGGTAGAGATCGCCAAGGCCTTGGTCCAAAAAGCCCGCATCCTGGTGATGGACGAGGCCACCGCCGCCCTCACCGCCGACGACGTAGGGCGGCTTTTCGGGATCATCCAAGGGCTGCGCGAAAAGGGGGTGGCGATCATCTACATCTCGCACCGGCTCGAGGAGGTCTTCCGGGTGGCGGACCGAGTCACGGTACTGCGCGACGGCGAGCGGGTGGGCAGCGAGCAGGTGAGCAGCATCAGCCAGGACTGGCTCATCCAGCGCTTGGTGGGTCGGGAGCTGCAGAACCTCTACCCCAGAACCCACCGCCCGCCCGGGAAGGTGTTGCTGGAAGTGCGAGGTCTGAGCCGCGCCGGGGCCTTCGCGGGGGTTGACCTCGAGGTGCACGAGGGCGAGATCGTGGGGCTGGCCGGGCTGGTGGGCTCGGGGCGCAGCGAGGTGGCGCGGGCTATCTTCGGCATTGACCCCTACGACGCGGGCACGGTGCGGCTCTTGGGCGAGCCGCTGCCACCGCGGCCCTGGGCGGCGGTGCGCAGGGGGTTGGCGCTTCTGCCGGAGGACCGCAGCCGCCAGGGAGCCATCTTGGCCATGAGCGTACGGGCCAATATGACCCTGGCGGTGCTACGAGACCTCCAGCGGGGAGGCTTCCTCGACGAAGCCAGAGAACTCTCGATCGCCGAACGCTTTATCCAGGCGCTGCAACTCAGGCCCCCACGCCCCGAGTTGCCCGTGGCCAGCCTCTCCGGGGGCAACCAGCAAAAGGTGGTGCTGGGCAAGTGGTTGGCCACCAAGCCTCGGGTGCTCATCCTCGACGAACCCACCCAGGGGGTGGATGTGGGGGCCAAGGCCGAGATCCATCAATGGATGGACCGGCTGGTGGGTCAGGGAATGGGCATTCTGATGATCTCCTCGGATTTACCGGAGGTGCTGGGGATGGCCGACCGGCTGTTGGTAATGCACCGCGGAAAGATCGTGGCACGGCTGCCTCGAGGCTCGGCCCCAGATGTGGTGATGCGCGCGGCGACCGGGC
- a CDS encoding DeoR/GlpR family DNA-binding transcription regulator — protein MTEPHPSPNLLPRERQERIYQLLQTRRFASVKDLAEALGVSEMTIRRDLAALGSRGLVERVFGGAQLLEQSGREQGYTQRLYQHQAAKELIARRAKQLVFEGDTVALDASTTAVYLARELKGREITVITNSLLVAEAVADGNTQLLVLGGLFRPVARSLVGPMTEANLQGLHVDKTFFSAKGVTLRAGFTDSQMAEVAIKRLLIQAAAQKIALVDGSKFGHTALHTVVPLSGVDLLISDIRPPEEVRAELEASGAAWEVAGG, from the coding sequence ATGACCGAGCCTCACCCATCGCCCAACCTGCTCCCTCGGGAGCGCCAGGAGCGGATCTACCAGCTGCTGCAAACGCGCCGCTTCGCCTCGGTGAAGGATCTGGCGGAGGCATTGGGGGTCTCCGAGATGACCATCCGCCGCGACCTGGCGGCGCTGGGCTCGAGGGGCCTAGTGGAGCGGGTGTTTGGCGGAGCCCAGCTGCTCGAGCAGTCGGGGCGCGAGCAGGGCTACACCCAGCGGCTGTACCAACACCAAGCCGCCAAGGAACTCATCGCCCGTAGGGCCAAGCAGCTGGTGTTCGAGGGCGACACGGTGGCTTTGGATGCCTCCACCACTGCGGTCTACCTGGCCCGCGAGCTCAAAGGCCGCGAGATCACCGTGATCACCAACAGCCTGCTGGTCGCCGAGGCCGTGGCCGACGGCAATACCCAGCTCCTCGTGCTAGGCGGCCTTTTCCGCCCGGTGGCCCGCTCGCTGGTGGGCCCCATGACCGAGGCCAACCTCCAGGGGCTTCACGTGGACAAGACCTTTTTCTCGGCCAAAGGGGTCACCCTCAGGGCCGGGTTTACCGACTCGCAGATGGCCGAGGTGGCCATAAAACGCCTGCTGATCCAGGCGGCGGCGCAGAAAATCGCCTTGGTGGACGGCTCCAAGTTCGGGCACACCGCCTTGCACACCGTGGTGCCGCTGTCCGGGGTGGACCTCTTGATCAGCGATATCCGTCCTCCTGAGGAGGTGCGGGCCGAGCTCGAGGCCAGCGGGGCGGCTTGGGAGGTGGCCGGTGGCTGA